The following proteins are encoded in a genomic region of Desulfosporosinus youngiae DSM 17734:
- the fliG gene encoding flagellar motor switch protein FliG, translating to MAQALTGIQKAAILMIALGSENSANVVKHLGESEIEQLTLEMANVGRISPEQRDHVIEEFHQMCMANDYISQGGIEYAREVLERALGETRAFEIISRLSTSLKMRPFDLVRRTDPKQLFSFIQGEHPQTIALIMTHLPVDKAATLLASLNPDRQADVAKRIATMGRTSPEVLKEIEKVLERKISSLAPTDYTASGGIQSIVDVLNRTDPGTVKVVMDSLEVDDPDLAEQIKRQMFVFEDIVMLDDRGVQLVLREVETKDLGLALKGSNPEVVQKILANMSSRASQMLKDDMEFMGPVRLRDVEEAQQRIVKVIRKLEESGAIVISRGGSDEIIY from the coding sequence ATGGCGCAAGCTTTAACGGGAATCCAAAAAGCTGCGATCCTGATGATCGCCTTGGGTTCGGAAAATTCGGCCAATGTGGTCAAACACCTTGGGGAATCTGAAATAGAACAATTGACTTTGGAAATGGCCAATGTCGGGAGAATATCGCCGGAACAGCGGGATCATGTTATCGAAGAATTCCATCAGATGTGCATGGCCAACGATTATATTTCCCAGGGGGGCATTGAATATGCCAGAGAAGTATTAGAACGGGCTTTGGGAGAAACCCGTGCCTTTGAGATCATCAGCCGCTTGTCGACTTCTTTGAAGATGAGGCCTTTTGATCTTGTGCGCAGGACAGACCCTAAACAGCTCTTTTCCTTTATTCAGGGAGAACACCCTCAGACAATTGCGCTGATCATGACCCATCTTCCGGTTGATAAAGCGGCCACTTTGCTCGCCAGTCTCAACCCGGACCGGCAGGCAGATGTGGCGAAGCGGATTGCAACCATGGGCCGTACAAGTCCGGAAGTGCTCAAAGAGATTGAGAAAGTTCTCGAACGTAAGATTTCCAGCCTGGCACCGACGGATTATACGGCTTCGGGCGGGATCCAAAGTATCGTGGATGTCCTTAACCGGACAGATCCGGGAACTGTGAAAGTTGTCATGGATTCTCTGGAGGTCGATGATCCTGATTTGGCAGAACAAATTAAGCGGCAGATGTTTGTCTTTGAGGATATTGTTATGCTTGACGACCGTGGTGTTCAACTGGTCTTACGTGAAGTGGAGACCAAAGACTTAGGATTGGCTCTCAAAGGGTCTAATCCGGAAGTGGTGCAGAAGATTTTGGCGAACATGTCCTCGCGGGCCAGTCAGATGCTCAAAGACGATATGGAATTCATGGGTCCGGTGCGGCTGCGTGATGTTGAAGAAGCACAGCAGCGTATTGTAAAAGTCATTCGGAAGCTTGAGGAAAGTGGCGCGATAGTCATCTCCAGAGGAGGCAGCGATGAGATTATCTATTAG